Proteins encoded together in one Heliomicrobium undosum window:
- a CDS encoding AMP-binding protein, which yields MTDYEQTYAEFQWEVPAKYNFARDVIDRWAVDPDRLALWWVDDHGNEEKKTFRELSDASQRVCHILRDQGIGKGDVVVVILPRLVEWWVINIACLRMGAVISPGTMQLTAKDIRFRLQTADTRCIITTDAIAQRVDEIYSECPTVKSRIIIGGLREGWLHYDTAVAAAPDVFPTADTAADDSAILYFTSGTTGYPKMTLHTHTSYPIGHSVTGFYWLDLRSEDLHWNLSDTGWAKAAWSSFFGPWICGAAVFVHHSDRFDPKKTLELLDQYPITTFCGAPTIYRMLVLEDLKQYRFAHLRHCVGAGEPLNPEVIDTWKEATGLTIRDGYGQTESVLLVGSFPCIEPRIGSMGKPTPGFDVQVIDDEGNILPPNKEGDIAVRVKPNRPVGLFKEYWRDPEKTASVFRGDWYLTGDRAYRDEDGYLWFVGRADDVILSAGYRIGPFEVESALLEHESVAESAVVSSPDEVRGEVVKAFVVLRPGFMPSEELANELKEHVKRVTAPYKYPRSIEFVPSLPKTVSGKIRRVELRNREWKEHRK from the coding sequence ATGACCGATTATGAGCAGACCTACGCGGAGTTTCAATGGGAAGTCCCCGCCAAGTACAACTTCGCCCGCGATGTCATTGACCGCTGGGCCGTCGACCCCGACCGTCTGGCCTTGTGGTGGGTCGATGACCATGGGAACGAAGAAAAAAAAACCTTCCGTGAACTGAGCGACGCATCCCAGCGGGTTTGCCATATCCTGCGAGATCAGGGGATCGGCAAAGGCGATGTGGTCGTCGTCATCCTCCCGCGCCTCGTCGAGTGGTGGGTAATCAACATCGCCTGCTTGCGCATGGGCGCCGTGATCAGCCCGGGAACGATGCAACTGACGGCCAAGGACATCCGCTTCCGCTTGCAGACCGCCGACACGCGCTGCATCATCACCACCGATGCGATCGCCCAGCGGGTCGATGAGATTTACAGTGAATGCCCGACCGTAAAAAGCCGTATCATCATCGGCGGTCTCCGGGAAGGCTGGCTCCATTACGATACCGCCGTAGCGGCAGCGCCGGATGTCTTTCCCACCGCCGACACAGCCGCCGATGACAGCGCCATCCTCTACTTCACCTCCGGCACGACAGGCTACCCTAAGATGACCTTGCATACCCATACGAGCTACCCCATCGGCCATTCCGTGACCGGCTTCTATTGGCTCGACCTGCGCTCAGAAGACCTCCACTGGAACCTGAGTGACACAGGCTGGGCGAAAGCCGCCTGGAGCAGCTTCTTCGGCCCCTGGATCTGCGGCGCCGCTGTCTTCGTCCACCACAGCGACCGCTTCGACCCGAAGAAGACGCTGGAACTGCTCGATCAGTACCCGATCACCACCTTTTGCGGCGCACCGACCATCTACCGCATGCTGGTGCTGGAGGATCTGAAGCAGTACCGCTTCGCCCACCTGCGCCACTGTGTCGGCGCCGGTGAACCGCTCAACCCGGAGGTCATCGACACCTGGAAGGAGGCGACAGGCCTCACCATCCGCGACGGTTACGGCCAGACCGAATCGGTGCTCCTCGTCGGCAGTTTCCCCTGTATCGAGCCGCGCATCGGTTCCATGGGCAAGCCGACGCCCGGTTTTGACGTGCAGGTGATCGATGACGAGGGCAACATCCTGCCACCGAACAAGGAGGGTGATATCGCCGTCCGCGTCAAGCCCAACCGGCCCGTGGGGCTTTTCAAAGAATACTGGCGCGACCCCGAAAAGACCGCCTCCGTCTTTCGCGGCGACTGGTACCTCACGGGTGACCGGGCCTACCGCGATGAAGACGGCTACCTCTGGTTCGTCGGTCGGGCCGACGACGTGATCCTTTCCGCCGGATACCGCATCGGCCCCTTCGAGGTGGAAAGCGCCCTGCTGGAGCATGAGTCCGTCGCTGAATCGGCCGTCGTCTCCAGCCCTGACGAGGTCCGCGGCGAGGTGGTCAAGGCCTTCGTCGTGCTCCGCCCCGGTTTCATGCCCTCCGAGGAACTGGCGAACGAACTGAAAGAGCACGTAAAAAGGGTGACGGCGCCTTACAAGTACCCGCGCTCGATCGAGTTCGTCCCTTCCCTGCCGAAGACGGTCTCCGGCAAGATCCGTCGCGTCGAGCTGCGCAACCGGGAGTGGAAGGAGCACCGGAAATAA